In Spirosoma pollinicola, the genomic window ATTCGTGCCCCAGGAAGATTTTCCTCAACGATTACGGTGAAGTATACCGATGGCCGCAAACAGATTATCCCCAGAGACAGCATCTGGGGCTATGAAGACGCGCGGGGTCGGTTGTATCGCAATTACAAGCGTGAGTTCTACCGAGTGACGGCAGTCAGCGATTTGGTTCGCTACGTCGTCACGCGCTCTAATGGCCGGGGTGTGGTCAACACCCGTTACTTCAGCCGAGACTTTGACAGTGCGCTGTATTGGGGTAAAGCCAAGGCCCGCCGTGATTCTAGCCAAGCACTTTAGTGGCTATCAAAAGAAAACCCATTCAATAGGGTTGTTCTTCTTCCCAATCCCGTATGCTAGGGATAGAAGTTTACAGTTAATTGAACAAGCCGTTTCTTGAAATGCCCCTTCGTCTCAATTGGGAGCATTTAGCGAGATGCTGAAACACAGTCGGTTTCTGTACTTCTTCCCGATCTATTTTACCAACCCAACAGGTCACCAGCCACTTAATGGCTCCGGCATTGACGCTTTATGAGTAGATTTGCCTGCACTGGAAAGCTCCATTAGAAGGATGCTTTTCAAGCACCTATTTACCTATGCAATCGATTACTGCCCTGTTGACCCAAAAAATAGCTAACGCTTTTCTTGCCTGTGGATATGACCAAGAGTACGGCACTGTTGTCTTTTCCAAAACCTCGTTTAGTCAATTTCAGTGTAATGGCGCACTGGCAGCCGCCAAACGGCATAAGCGTAATCCAATGGACATCGCCCATGAGGTTAAAGCAACGGTAGGGCAACAAGCGTTTTTTACCGTTGATGTCGTCAATCCAGGATTCATCAACCTAAACCTAGCCGATGATTTTCTAGCCGGCTATTGTTCTCAGATGCTCCAACTCGACCAGTTGGGTTTTGAGCCGAGTGTCAATCCGCTCTCCATTATCATTGATTACGGGGGACCCAACATTGCCAAACCCCTACACGTAGGCCACTTACGATCCGCCATTATCGGCCAAGCCATCAAAAACACGGCGCGCTTTATGGGCCATACCGTCGTTGGCGACGTTCATCTGGGGGATTGGGGCTTGCAAATGGGCATGGTCATGGCCATGTTCATCAAAAGCGATGAGCACTTGGCCTCATTAATCAATCAGAATCGGACAGAGAACCTAATAGTTTATCCAATCGCCATCCAGGATCTGGAGACGATTTACCCTCAAGCCAGTGCGTTAGCCAAACAAGACAACTTGTTTTTAGCGGAATGTCGACGGATTACGGCCGAACTACAAAAAGGAAATGAGACCTATACGGCTCTGTGGCGTAACATTGTCCGTACGTCGGTGGCCGATCTAAAGAAAAATTACGCCAAACTGAATGTCGACTTCGAGGAGTGGAAGGGGGAAAGTGATAGCCAACCCGTCATCCCATCAATGGTCGACGATCTGAAACAGCGGGGTTATGCCTACCCCAGTGAGGGGGCGTTGGTGGTTGATGTCGCTTTACCCACGGACACCTCCCCGATTCCGCCCCTCATCCTGTCAAAGTCAGACGGCGCTTCACTTTACAGTACGACCGACTTAGCCACGATTATTCAACGAAAGAGCCAGTACGAACCAGACTATATCCTGTATGTGGTTGACAAGCGGCAAGACACTCATTTTCAGCAAGTCTTCCGCTGTGCGGATAAGGTAGGCCTTACCCAGCCGGACTTAAGGCTTGAATTCATTGCCTTTGGGACCATGAATGGCAAAGATGGCAAACCCTTCAAAACCCGCGATGGCGGGGTCATGAAGCTAAGTCTGCTGATTGATTTGATTGTGGCCGAGTCCCAAACTCGCCTACAAACTGTCAGCACCTCCACGATCAGCGCGGGAAGTGAACAAGCGGCTATTGCTCAGGTGGTAGGCATTGCGGCCTTAAAATTTGGCGACCTGATTAACGCCCGCGAATCGGACTATATTTTTGATGTGGATAAATTCACCGCTTTCGAAGGCAAAACAGGCCCTTATCTGTTGTATAGTGCGGTACGCATTAAATCCATTTTAGCCAAGGCCGCCGTCCAGCAGATACCGCTGACCGAAGCGATCCAGGTTAACTCCGCCCATGAACGAGCATTGCTACTGAAGATAACGGAACTCTACGACGTCATTCATAGCACGTTTGATAAGCGAATGCCGAATGTACTAGCCGAGTATGTGTATAGTCTGGCGAACCTCTACAACTCGTTTTATCACGAGAGTCATGTGTTGAACGAAGTGGATCAGGCGATTCAGCGTTCGTTGGTTAGTATTATGTCCTTAAGTCTAAAGTGCATCGAAACTTGCGTCGGGTTACTGGGCATTTCGGTTCCGGATCGTATGTAGTTGGATTTCAAGAGCGCAGCATAGTCTTTGACTTTCACTAGGGTAATGGACAGTATTAGGCTGCTCTAAGCAACACACATAGACGTATTATAATGATTGACAGAATTCTGGTCACCAGGATAAAGGGTTACGTTCTACTTTTACTCTACTTGTGCGCGTGGCTCATACCTTTTTCATCGCGAGCCCAAAACACAGTTATCAAAGCCGGGCATTTATTTAATTTCCGCACGGGAGAGTTTAGTCAAGATCAAACTGTCCTTGTCAAAGAGGGGAAAATACTGGCTGTAGGACGTAATTTACCTTACAGTCGCACCGATACGCTGATTGATCTCTCCAATGCCTGGGTACTGCCCGGTTTAATCGATTGTCATGTGCACTTGACGACGAATTTTCCGTACCGAAACCTGAGTCTCGCTCAAGCCTACACCACGGAAAGCTCCAGCCTGCGAGCCTTACGGGGAGGCCATGTGGCAGGGCAGTTATTGCGGGGAGGGTTTACGACCGTGAAGGAAATCGGTAATGACGCCAACTACGCTTCAGCCGATGTGATCAAAGCGATCAATCATGGCTGGTTGGCAGGCCCCCATATCGTGTATGCCGGCAAAATCATTGCGCCCTACGGTGGCCAAACCTCCGGCGTAAACAGTGAGCACGAACATCTGTGGGATTTTGAGTTCATCGATGCCGATACGCCCGACGAAATCAAAAAAGCCGTTCGAAAGAATATCTACTACGGGGCGACGGTCATCAAATTGGTGAGTGGGGACAACGCCTACTATAACGTGGAGGATATCCAGGCGGCGGTTCAGGAGGCGAGCAAAACCGGCCTGAAAGTGACGGTCCACGTCATGGGTGGTCCGGCCGCCCGCAATGCTATTTTGGGCGGAGCGGCCGCCATTGAGCACGGCTTCGACCTTGACGATGAATTGCTTCGGCTGATGCATAAGCGCGGGACCTTCCTGGTAGGCACTGATTTTTCCTTTGCCAACTGGTATGCCTATGGAATGGATTCCACCGCAGCCCACCAACTAGAGAGTCGGGGCATCGACCGGCTACAACGGGCTTACAAGTCGCAGGTCAAACTGGCGTTCGGCACCGACATTATCGTTGATTTACCCGGGCTTAACCGGCTCCAGACTAATCTAAAAGAGTTGCAAACCTGGAAATTAGCTAAGATTCCTGCGGCTTACACCTTGCAAACGATGACCTTGTATGCCGCCGAACTATTAGGGGTGGGCGAAACGAGGGGCGTTATAGCACCGGCTTACTGGGCCGACATTATCGCCCTAAAAAGCAATCCCTTAGCGGACATTACGAGGGTGGAGCAGGTTAAATTTGTCATGAAAAAAGGGAAGGTCGTACGCTTAGACTAATGACAACAGCGCGTACAGAAGAGCGTGTCCTTGAGTCAAGAAACGTATTTCGCTAGATCAGCAGTTTTAAGCTGTTCGGTAAGCCCGAGTGGAGTGGCCAAGGCATTGTAGACCTGAACGCAGACATGCCCAATGGCTTAATTAACGAAGTATAGCTTTCGCATAGTGACTGTTTGCCCATTGAATGCTAGGCTCAATCCACTCGGGTAATGCGTGAAATAGAAAACCATGCTTCTGATTTGTGTTTAGCTCAATCTCTTCAAACCGAGTTATAGGTAGTCTAGACGTTTTCTTTCGCTCAATAGCCGAAACCCCAAATGGATCGGACCGCTCATAAATGGTCAGAATATTACCGCAGAAGTTAATATTGGGCAAGTCTTTAAGATCTGATTCGCGAAAGCAGCCAATGAAAATAAAATTGAGGGCCGGGTTAGCCGCCAGTGTCGAAACGTGTTGAGCGATGTAACCTCCTTTTGAAGTGCCAATGACTGTAATATAATTTGGTTGAACCCCTTTTCTGAGTAGACTATCAATCTGCTGACCTACTTTATTAGCATACTGGTTGACATCTGTATTGGCCGGACGCTTTTCAGAAATGACCTCAAAGCCCGCTTTTTGAAAAGCCATAATAATCTCGGTATATTCTGCTCGCCCATAGGTTGGCTCAACAGCAGAGAGTTCATGTTCCTCCAAGAAGCGATTATGTAAAAAGAAAACATACCGCTGGGCCATCAGGGAGAAAGGCAAGCATAAGAGAACCAGGCAAATGACAAGATGTTTAAGTGGAAAAGGCAAAATTGACGTTGTTTTAGGGGAGCCTAAAAGTACGAATTAACAATGGCAATTAAGGGGACCTCTACTTGCTGAGTCATCGGTTGACTCTTTCCAAGTATCATAGAGCGTTTTCTTGAGAATAAGTAAAAGGCTACTTCACAAAAACTCGCGGCTGAGTAAACCATGATAACCGACGTTTACTCCTGCTTTAAACGGTCTACTTCGTCAGGGGCAATATCTCGTTTATTGCTCAAGACTACCGTTGAGCGGCCAAACGTGTAGTTGACAGTAATGCGCAACGTCCGGCTCTGCCACTTCCTAAGGGTTTCCTGTTGGACTGATCCATACTGATAGCTAGCCTTATAGCGGTCACTGTAAAAAAGGTCGTTCCCATCCAAGGCGATAAAGCCTTTTCCTTTAGCAATCATTTTTTTTAGGCCCACTTCGACCGTTCCAACCGAGTAAAGTTGCCACAGCTCAAACAAACTGGGGGAGGCATATTTAGCCAGCAACGAGGCCGACCAGCCTTTATCCAATTGCCAATCGGAACTAACCTGAGCGGTCCAACTCCACTGTCCTTGATGAGTGGGTACGATAATACGATTACAAAGAGCCGCTAGATCGGTGCTGACGGACCAACCCTTAGCCAGTTGTAGGGCTTGCCCGGTGGCTATGTACCAGGTTTGGACCAGGCCAATACTCTGGGGGCGGGATTGATTGATTTGCCTCAGCGAGTCGTACGTCAGTACGTCCAGCGTCGCATCCTGCATTTGGATAAAGTTGACTGTTAAAAGTCGGGTATTTTTCAAGATATAATTAAGCTCCCCAATGTGAGCCAACGCCGGATTGAGTGCTGGATTCCCGGCCACGGCATTGTAAGCATCCGTATAGTAGGTGAAGGGATTTAGATTGGTATACACGGGCCGGATCAGGCTCTTCCGATACGAAAACGTCAGTTGATGAGCGCCCAATTGGGTCGTTAACGAAGCCGATGGAAACAAATACCCATACTGACGATTGACTACTTGACGCCTTGGATCAAAACCCACGGTATGTTCATAGCGTAAGCCCGTCTTCAGGTCCAGGCCCTTGAGCGGTTTATGAATCGACACGTAAACGGCCTGAATTTGCTCTCGATAGGTAAAGGCATTAGTATACCCTGGTAAAGGGTGTTGATTGGAGCCTAGCAGCGAATCCAGATTTATCCAGCTAGTATTCATTACCGAACTGGCTTTAAAGCCTGATTCCAGCGTGGCAAACTTTGTTTTTTGGGTCCAATCCACTTTGAGGGCGTAGAGGGCGGAAGAACGAACTTGATCTTGATGGGCGTTAAACCTAGCATCGGGCGCTCCACGCACTAAAAAGGTGTTACCAAACCCATCTTGTTGGCTGGATGCCTGGCGGTAATAGTCCCCATCAACGGATAAACTCGAGCCCAACGTATCCAAACGCCAAATATAAAATGCGTGAAAAGCCCTATTTTGTGCTTGCGCCTGGTTATCCCGTCGCAAGCGAACCAGTAACGGAGTAGCCCCGCCGATCTGAGCCAATTGTCCATCCGTTAGACTGCCCGTCCATCGGCGCATCCCCTTACCGTCCAGGCCAATCACCTGCCCAGGAGCGAGCTGGTAGCTGACGCCCAGCATACCCGTCAGATCCGTTGGCTGAATGACTTGACGGCTTTCTTGCCCAAAGCGCCTGCCCGCTACTTGTCGGTCCGTGGTCTCTCGTTCATACGTCGGGCTATGATCCAGGCCAAGCTGACCATAGCTCTCCCACTTCCCCCACCGGCTCGTGACCATCGTTGATAGAGTAGATCGGGGCCTGGCTACCGGGACCACCGAGAAGCTCGAATTGACCGAGTACCCATCGTCGGTTCGCTGTCTCAGGTGAATGTCCATCACCCCCCCCGAGCCCGCTGCATCATAGGAAGCCGGTGGCGTCGGCAAAAAATCAATCGAGGCAATATCGCTGGCGGACAGGCTTTTCAAGTAACTCAGCAGAGCGCTCCCCGTCAGATAGCTTTGCTTGCCATTGATGTAGACCAACACGCCCGTCTTGCCCTGTAAGCTCAGCTCTCCTTCCCGATCCAGCTTTACCCCCGGAATGCGCCTTACTAGGTCAACCGCCTGGTCGCCCCGCGTATTCATAGCTTTTACATCCACCCGGAATCGATCCGACTCATAGCGGATCTGGGGCTTTTTAGCCCGAACCACGATTTCGGCTATGGCTTGCTGGCTCACGGCCAGGCTCACCCAGCCCAACGCCAGGGGCTCCCCCTGGCAAGCGAGCGAATCCATAACCAGGGTTTGGTAACCCACGTGCGACAAGGTTAGCCGGTACAGCCCTTCTTTTAAGTGGTCAAAGCGAAAGCGCCCTTCCTGCTGGGAAGTGGCATAGAGCGGGCTGGTGGGCGATGCATAAGGCACTAAAGTGGCATGTACCCCAACCAATGGCTGGTGCTCCGTTTGGCTTTGGACCTGGCCGCTCAGGGACTGACCGTACGTGGTCCCGGTCGAAAAAAGCGGAAAACAGAGCAGGCCGATAAGACTTAGTAGACGAGAAACAAATAGACGTGCTAAGGACATACAGAATGGATTTGGCGCAAAAATTCTGTTTGCTGCTCGCTAGCGCCAATTTATTATGCCAATGCGCTAGATGCCGATGGGAAAGCGGGTCTGACTCGTCTGATCCGCCTTGACATAACCAAATAAGCCATTCACATAATGTTCGGCTCATCGCCCGATAAAGCCGTATTTTTAGCCTATGAAGCGCAGTCATTTACCCTTGATCCTGGTGCTGATTTGGTTTGGCTCCACCCTGTATCTACTGCTGGGGACCCTGGTCTTCAACCGAGGATCGTGGCCAGGTGTCCTGCTCATTGTCAGTTCGCAAATCCTGCAAATGGGGGTTATTCTACCCTGTGCGCTGGTAATCTTTCCCCGCTACTGGAAACGCCAGACCCTACCGGAACTGACAGGCAGTCTACTCGGCCTACTCCTTGGATTTGTGCTGACGCGGTATGTACTGGAAGAGATTTTATTTGTCCGCTGGTTTGGCCTGGCCAAGAATGAGGGGCTTGAGTTGCTCTTTTTCATCTATGAGAATATGTACTATTCGTTTCCGGGCGTCTTTATTGGCTTCATCATCTACCTCTTGACCCAATCCTACAAGACTGAAGCCAATAATCAACAATTAGCCCAGGAGCTTCGGCAAGCGGAACTGTCGTTGTTAAAGTCGCAGTTGAACCCGCATTTTCTTTACAATACGCTAAACTACCTCTACGCGATGGCCTTACCCCTGCCCGGACCACTGGCTCAGGCAGTGCTGAAGCTCTCGAAGACGTTGCAGTACACACTGGCTAAAAATCGGAACGAGGTAGTCAGCTTAGGCGAAGAAATGCAGTTTATTACGGATTACCTCAGCTTGTATGTGCTGCGCTTTTCGCCTACCTTTCACTACCAGCTTCGGGTTGATGGGCCGATTGAGGGGATTCAACTCCCGCCTTTATTGCTTTTGCCCTTCATCGAAAACGCCCTCAAGCATGGGGTCACTAACGACCCCACTGCGCCGATTAGCATTGCTGTCGCCGTTCAGGATTCGCAACTGGTTTTCCAGGTCATCAACCGGGTCAATCGGCAATCGCGTGCCCCCTCCACCGGGATTGGCCTGGAAAACGTTAAACGGCGATTAACGATGCTGTATCCCGGTCGTCACCGCTTGGCGATTCAAGAGGAAGGCGACCTGTTTCATTCATCGCTAGTCCTTTGCTTATGACCAACGCAAAAATTTACCGCTGCCTGGCGCTGGACGATGAGCTCTACGCTACCCATGTGATCCAGACTTATTTAGACCAGTCGCCCGGCTTTCGCTTGGTTAAGGCGACCACCGATGTGTACGAGGGCATACGACTGGTCAATGAGGGGTTGATTGACCTGGTCTTTTTAGATATTCAGATGCCCGAGCTGAACGGGCTGCAATTTGTAAAGATTTGTGGTGCTAAGTGTAAAGTGATCCTGACCACCGCTTATCCGGACTACGCCCTGGCGGGGTTCAATCTGGATGTGGTCGATTACCTCTTAAAGCCGATTGAGCCGGAGCGTTTCGCTCATGCCCTGGCTAAGTTCTTAGCGCTACAGGGCGATCCCTCGCTCCGTTCCGATCCAGCGAAAGACTATATTTTTTTGAAAGGAGACGCTAAGAACACGTTTCACCGGGTAGCCTTCGGGGATATTCTCTATATCGAGGGCTTAAACAATTATATATCGGTGTATACGGCCCAGCAACGAATCGTCACCTATATGGCATTGAAAGACATTCTGGCCCTCTTGCCCGCCACCCAGTTTTGCCGCGTTCACCGTTCCTATATTATCTCCCTGGCCCATATTCGGCTGATTGATGGGGGTAGGGTGTACATTGGCCAAAAGGGTATTTCGATCAGTGATGGCTATAAATCGAGCTTTTACCGATTAATCAATCGTCAGTAGCCCTTGTTGTTTTAGGCTCCATCGTTTATTACCCAAAAACAAGCTACCTATCTGATCAATACCATCTCAATAATTGTCTCAATCAAGACGCACGGACGTCCTTTCGTCCTAACTTACGAATACATAAGCTCAGTACTTGCCTTCCAGTAACGTAACGACTTCTTTTGACCCACTCGTGAAAACATTATAATTGATCCCCCGCTTCCCCAGCGAATTACCCGAGCAATCAAAAATGTAGCTCATCGGTGAACTGACATAGCCATTCTCATTAGTTAAAAAGTACTCATTGTTATAGTAGTTTACCACCACCCGCAAAGGGCCACTCTTGGGTTGTTGAAAAAAAGTGAGTTGGTCTTTCTGCCAGGAAACGTTTTTGAGGGAATCCTGAGTAAAGCAAGACGTATTAATTTCGACTGGGTTAAGTTCTTGCTTGGATGTACACATTTGAGCGGAAACCAGAAAGCTAACTAGAATGGCAATTGCAGGGATATACTTAATCATACGTTTAGCGATACAAGGGTTTGCAACCGATAGACTCTATTAAACACAAAGTGGTTGGAATTGATAGCGAGAACTTTTCATCGCTCCAGCGACTCGGCAATTGTTGTCTAATTCTCACCGTGGTGGCCGACACCCCGGAGCGGGACCTTACACGTCTATTTCCTACAGCAGACCTATAAGACACACTTCGTCTCCTATAAGAGGGTATTGTGAGAAGTTACACAACTTTTTTAAATCAGACAAATTGCCGCTTTTCACTAACATTGAAGCTTAAATAGTTAATCCGCTTCAATCAACTACCTTTCTTCAGAACGACATCGTTATGACAAAACTCTTTATTCTCCTGCTGCTGGCGACGGCTTGTGGCCTAACTAATCCGGTTGACCTGAAGTTCCAGGCTCAATCCCTACCAGCCGTCAAGCCCACGCTAGCCTTTACCTTTGATGACGGCTCAATCAATGATTTCGGTGAGTATAAATTGGAAACCTGGAATCAACGGTTGCTTAACCATTTGAAAAAAAACAAGCTTAAGGCCATCTTATTTTCAGCGGGCGCTAATAAGTCGAGTCCAAAAGGAAAATACGTGCTAAACTCCTGGAACGATGCGGGGCATCTTATCGCCAATCATACCTTCTCGCATGTCAACTTTAACAGTGCACAGGTCAGTCTGGAGGATTTCAAGCTTGAACTAACTAAAAATGATAGCCTCATTAAGGGCTACGCCCATTACACCCCTTACTTTCGATTTCCCTATCTCAAGGAAGGCGACACCAAAGAAAAAGTGGATGGGTTTAGAGCCTTTATGAAGCAGGAAGGCTATAGAAATGGCCACGTCACCATTGACGCTTCCGATTGGTACATTGACGCTCGCTTAACCGAGCGGCTAAAAGAAAGCCCTAACGCGGATCTGACCGGCTATCGAACCTATTATAAAAATCACTTATTGAACCGGGCTCAGTACTATGATTCGTTGGCCTATCAGCTCACTAAGCGGCGTATACATCACGTGTTGCTACTGCATCATAATTTAGCAGCCGCCCTTTTTCTTGACGATTTGATCAAGCATTTTAAAGCCAACGGGTGGGAGGTTATCGACACCGATCAAGCCTATAAAGACAAGATTTATGCAACAGTGCCCACCACGATTCCAGCCGGTGAAAGTTTAATTTGGGCCTTAGCTAAAGCATCAGGCCAATTTGAGTCGGTATTGCGCTACCCTGCCGAGGACGAGGTCTATGAGAAACCAGGGATGGATAAGTTAGGTCTTTGACTTAAACGGCCCGACTTTTGACGCATCACCTATCTGTAAGCTTCGTCGTCTATCAGCGAAAGAAAATCTACCGATGGCTACTCAGACAGCACCAATAAGAAGATTGACCCTCGACCGTATTGTCGCAATTTATGAGCTGTAAAATTTTCTGTACTATTCGCCCTGACTCAATACGTTGCTAAAATCGTACTGACTTAGAGCGAGTACTATTGTCTAATCTACCTGAACCAATGGCGCAAAACCGTTTACTTCTCCTGGCCCTTCTGCTGATTCCATTCATCGCTGAGGCGCAACTTGACCTTATTACTCCTTTTAAAAACTGTCCCGGAAGTGGCAGTACGACTATCTACGATAACAATCGTCACCAGTGGATTTATAGTGATTCGCTGGACGCGCAAAAAGCGACCT contains:
- a CDS encoding sensor histidine kinase, with translation MKRSHLPLILVLIWFGSTLYLLLGTLVFNRGSWPGVLLIVSSQILQMGVILPCALVIFPRYWKRQTLPELTGSLLGLLLGFVLTRYVLEEILFVRWFGLAKNEGLELLFFIYENMYYSFPGVFIGFIIYLLTQSYKTEANNQQLAQELRQAELSLLKSQLNPHFLYNTLNYLYAMALPLPGPLAQAVLKLSKTLQYTLAKNRNEVVSLGEEMQFITDYLSLYVLRFSPTFHYQLRVDGPIEGIQLPPLLLLPFIENALKHGVTNDPTAPISIAVAVQDSQLVFQVINRVNRQSRAPSTGIGLENVKRRLTMLYPGRHRLAIQEEGDLFHSSLVLCL
- a CDS encoding outer membrane beta-barrel family protein — its product is MSLARLFVSRLLSLIGLLCFPLFSTGTTYGQSLSGQVQSQTEHQPLVGVHATLVPYASPTSPLYATSQQEGRFRFDHLKEGLYRLTLSHVGYQTLVMDSLACQGEPLALGWVSLAVSQQAIAEIVVRAKKPQIRYESDRFRVDVKAMNTRGDQAVDLVRRIPGVKLDREGELSLQGKTGVLVYINGKQSYLTGSALLSYLKSLSASDIASIDFLPTPPASYDAAGSGGVMDIHLRQRTDDGYSVNSSFSVVPVARPRSTLSTMVTSRWGKWESYGQLGLDHSPTYERETTDRQVAGRRFGQESRQVIQPTDLTGMLGVSYQLAPGQVIGLDGKGMRRWTGSLTDGQLAQIGGATPLLVRLRRDNQAQAQNRAFHAFYIWRLDTLGSSLSVDGDYYRQASSQQDGFGNTFLVRGAPDARFNAHQDQVRSSALYALKVDWTQKTKFATLESGFKASSVMNTSWINLDSLLGSNQHPLPGYTNAFTYREQIQAVYVSIHKPLKGLDLKTGLRYEHTVGFDPRRQVVNRQYGYLFPSASLTTQLGAHQLTFSYRKSLIRPVYTNLNPFTYYTDAYNAVAGNPALNPALAHIGELNYILKNTRLLTVNFIQMQDATLDVLTYDSLRQINQSRPQSIGLVQTWYIATGQALQLAKGWSVSTDLAALCNRIIVPTHQGQWSWTAQVSSDWQLDKGWSASLLAKYASPSLFELWQLYSVGTVEVGLKKMIAKGKGFIALDGNDLFYSDRYKASYQYGSVQQETLRKWQSRTLRITVNYTFGRSTVVLSNKRDIAPDEVDRLKQE
- a CDS encoding polysaccharide deacetylase family protein, with translation MTKLFILLLLATACGLTNPVDLKFQAQSLPAVKPTLAFTFDDGSINDFGEYKLETWNQRLLNHLKKNKLKAILFSAGANKSSPKGKYVLNSWNDAGHLIANHTFSHVNFNSAQVSLEDFKLELTKNDSLIKGYAHYTPYFRFPYLKEGDTKEKVDGFRAFMKQEGYRNGHVTIDASDWYIDARLTERLKESPNADLTGYRTYYKNHLLNRAQYYDSLAYQLTKRRIHHVLLLHHNLAAALFLDDLIKHFKANGWEVIDTDQAYKDKIYATVPTTIPAGESLIWALAKASGQFESVLRYPAEDEVYEKPGMDKLGL
- the argS gene encoding arginine--tRNA ligase, whose translation is MQSITALLTQKIANAFLACGYDQEYGTVVFSKTSFSQFQCNGALAAAKRHKRNPMDIAHEVKATVGQQAFFTVDVVNPGFINLNLADDFLAGYCSQMLQLDQLGFEPSVNPLSIIIDYGGPNIAKPLHVGHLRSAIIGQAIKNTARFMGHTVVGDVHLGDWGLQMGMVMAMFIKSDEHLASLINQNRTENLIVYPIAIQDLETIYPQASALAKQDNLFLAECRRITAELQKGNETYTALWRNIVRTSVADLKKNYAKLNVDFEEWKGESDSQPVIPSMVDDLKQRGYAYPSEGALVVDVALPTDTSPIPPLILSKSDGASLYSTTDLATIIQRKSQYEPDYILYVVDKRQDTHFQQVFRCADKVGLTQPDLRLEFIAFGTMNGKDGKPFKTRDGGVMKLSLLIDLIVAESQTRLQTVSTSTISAGSEQAAIAQVVGIAALKFGDLINARESDYIFDVDKFTAFEGKTGPYLLYSAVRIKSILAKAAVQQIPLTEAIQVNSAHERALLLKITELYDVIHSTFDKRMPNVLAEYVYSLANLYNSFYHESHVLNEVDQAIQRSLVSIMSLSLKCIETCVGLLGISVPDRM
- a CDS encoding alpha/beta hydrolase, whose translation is MPFPLKHLVICLVLLCLPFSLMAQRYVFFLHNRFLEEHELSAVEPTYGRAEYTEIIMAFQKAGFEVISEKRPANTDVNQYANKVGQQIDSLLRKGVQPNYITVIGTSKGGYIAQHVSTLAANPALNFIFIGCFRESDLKDLPNINFCGNILTIYERSDPFGVSAIERKKTSRLPITRFEEIELNTNQKHGFLFHALPEWIEPSIQWANSHYAKAILR
- a CDS encoding amidohydrolase family protein; its protein translation is MIDRILVTRIKGYVLLLLYLCAWLIPFSSRAQNTVIKAGHLFNFRTGEFSQDQTVLVKEGKILAVGRNLPYSRTDTLIDLSNAWVLPGLIDCHVHLTTNFPYRNLSLAQAYTTESSSLRALRGGHVAGQLLRGGFTTVKEIGNDANYASADVIKAINHGWLAGPHIVYAGKIIAPYGGQTSGVNSEHEHLWDFEFIDADTPDEIKKAVRKNIYYGATVIKLVSGDNAYYNVEDIQAAVQEASKTGLKVTVHVMGGPAARNAILGGAAAIEHGFDLDDELLRLMHKRGTFLVGTDFSFANWYAYGMDSTAAHQLESRGIDRLQRAYKSQVKLAFGTDIIVDLPGLNRLQTNLKELQTWKLAKIPAAYTLQTMTLYAAELLGVGETRGVIAPAYWADIIALKSNPLADITRVEQVKFVMKKGKVVRLD
- a CDS encoding LytR/AlgR family response regulator transcription factor gives rise to the protein MTNAKIYRCLALDDELYATHVIQTYLDQSPGFRLVKATTDVYEGIRLVNEGLIDLVFLDIQMPELNGLQFVKICGAKCKVILTTAYPDYALAGFNLDVVDYLLKPIEPERFAHALAKFLALQGDPSLRSDPAKDYIFLKGDAKNTFHRVAFGDILYIEGLNNYISVYTAQQRIVTYMALKDILALLPATQFCRVHRSYIISLAHIRLIDGGRVYIGQKGISISDGYKSSFYRLINRQ